A single region of the Anaerococcus urinomassiliensis genome encodes:
- the pta gene encoding phosphate acetyltransferase — MSNSSILEMATKAIDGKNLKIVFPEGKDKRILEAAIKHREDGLIHPIILGDKGEIQKVANENGLHLGDLEIIDPHYDENFDLLVEKFVEARKGKATKMDAEYMLKKDNNYYGVMMVKAGLSDGMVSGAVGTTGDTIRPALQLIKTKPGVSRVSGIMVMIGPNGEQLIFADTAVNITLESQEMAEVAVESAETARGFGIDPRVALLSFSTKGSARHDLVDKVVKATKKAKELAPDLPLDGELQFDAAIDPATAKNKAPKSDVAGTANVFIFPDLQAGNIGYKIAQRLGGYKALGPILQGLNAPVNDLSRGCSTQDVYEIAVITASQAVNNKIS; from the coding sequence ATGTCAAACTCATCAATATTAGAAATGGCCACTAAGGCTATTGATGGTAAAAATCTAAAAATCGTTTTTCCAGAAGGTAAAGATAAAAGAATCCTGGAAGCAGCTATCAAACACAGGGAAGATGGATTAATTCATCCAATAATCCTAGGTGATAAGGGAGAAATCCAAAAAGTTGCTAATGAAAATGGCCTACACCTTGGCGATCTTGAAATTATAGATCCACATTATGACGAAAACTTTGACCTATTAGTTGAAAAATTTGTAGAAGCTAGAAAAGGCAAGGCTACAAAAATGGACGCTGAATATATGCTTAAAAAAGATAACAACTATTATGGTGTTATGATGGTAAAAGCAGGCCTATCTGATGGTATGGTTTCAGGTGCTGTTGGTACTACAGGAGATACAATTAGACCAGCCCTACAACTTATCAAAACCAAACCAGGTGTATCAAGAGTATCTGGAATTATGGTTATGATAGGACCTAATGGAGAACAATTAATATTTGCCGATACAGCAGTAAATATTACCCTTGAATCTCAAGAAATGGCAGAAGTTGCAGTTGAATCTGCTGAAACAGCAAGAGGATTTGGTATTGATCCAAGAGTTGCTCTTCTATCATTCTCTACTAAAGGTTCAGCAAGACACGACTTAGTTGACAAAGTAGTTAAAGCAACAAAAAAAGCTAAAGAACTTGCTCCAGACCTTCCACTTGATGGAGAACTACAATTTGACGCTGCAATCGACCCAGCTACTGCAAAGAATAAGGCACCAAAATCAGATGTTGCTGGTACTGCAAATGTATTTATCTTCCCAGACCTACAAGCAGGTAACATTGGTTATAAAATTGCTCAAAGACTTGGTGGATATAAAGCTCTAGGTCCAATCCTACAAGGATTAAATGCACCAGTAAACGACCTTTCACGTGGATGTTCCACTCAAGATGTTTACGAAATTGCAGTAATCACAGCAAGCCAAGCAGTAAATAACAAAATTTCTTAG
- a CDS encoding DUF4446 family protein has translation MTLVYVILGILALLVIAEFAMIQSMNNKLRRQKQRYDHLLRGTNEDVNLEELLLTLNDQIESSNKQLRSVDQRSIEAKDTTMGSISNMSVVHYNAFEGQTSELSFSLCLLDNFHNGVILTNLYGNDGSNIYLKEITNGQTKIDLSKQEDEALKRAKGM, from the coding sequence ATGACACTAGTATATGTTATTTTAGGAATCTTAGCTCTTCTAGTAATTGCAGAATTTGCTATGATTCAGTCTATGAACAATAAACTTAGACGCCAAAAACAAAGATATGACCACCTACTTAGGGGTACAAATGAAGATGTAAATTTGGAAGAATTACTCTTGACCTTAAATGATCAGATAGAGTCATCAAACAAACAATTGAGGTCTGTTGATCAAAGATCTATTGAAGCCAAAGATACAACTATGGGTTCTATTTCTAATATGTCTGTTGTACATTACAATGCCTTTGAAGGTCAGACATCGGAGCTTTCTTTTTCCCTATGTTTGTTAGATAATTTTCATAATGGAGTAATCCTTACAAATCTTTATGGCAATGATGGTTCTAATATATATCTAAAAGAAATTACCAATGGACAGACCAAAATTGACCTATCTAAGCAAGAAGATGAAGCTTTAAAAAGAGCAAAAGGAATGTGA
- a CDS encoding ParB/RepB/Spo0J family partition protein, which yields MSNRRALGRGLNSLIPENSNKELKPVFNYNKKNDENVNKTYDSKVESIRKISLDKIKAREGQPRKTFDDDSLNELADSIKEYGLLNPIVVTKKDDHYEILAGERRYRASKLAGLDKIDAIIKEFEQKDVDVLSLIENIQREDLKALEEAQAYQKLSRDHKMTQEQIAKTVGKSRSYIANTLRLLNLYDIEKRALNDGKISPSQARTLLSIADPNERSLSLNDFINGSTNIRKVERKISTKTEKKESTPNIDDILFEDLEEKFMDKLGSKVNVKKSGKAYKVTIDCYSIEDVEKIYDKLTN from the coding sequence ATGAGTAATAGAAGAGCCCTAGGACGTGGTCTTAATTCTTTGATTCCAGAAAATAGCAATAAAGAATTAAAACCAGTATTTAATTATAATAAGAAAAATGATGAAAATGTTAACAAGACCTACGACTCAAAAGTTGAATCTATCAGAAAAATATCTCTTGATAAGATTAAGGCTCGTGAAGGTCAGCCTAGAAAAACATTTGATGATGATTCCCTAAATGAATTGGCAGATTCTATAAAAGAATACGGACTACTAAATCCTATTGTAGTTACTAAAAAGGACGACCACTACGAAATCTTAGCTGGTGAACGTAGGTATAGGGCAAGTAAGCTAGCAGGCTTAGATAAGATAGATGCCATAATCAAAGAATTTGAACAAAAAGATGTCGATGTCCTATCTTTGATAGAAAATATTCAAAGGGAAGACCTTAAAGCACTTGAAGAAGCACAAGCTTACCAGAAATTATCGCGTGACCACAAGATGACCCAAGAACAGATTGCAAAAACCGTAGGTAAGTCTAGATCTTATATAGCAAATACTCTAAGGCTATTAAATCTATATGATATAGAAAAAAGAGCGCTTAATGATGGGAAAATATCACCTAGCCAGGCTAGAACTCTTCTATCAATAGCTGATCCGAATGAAAGAAGCTTAAGTCTAAATGATTTTATCAATGGCAGCACAAATATAAGGAAAGTTGAAAGAAAGATTTCTACAAAGACTGAGAAAAAAGAATCTACTCCAAATATAGATGACATATTGTTTGAAGATTTAGAGGAAAAATTCATGGACAAACTTGGTTCCAAGGTCAATGTAAAGAAGTCAGGTAAGGCTTATAAAGTTACTATAGATTGTTATTCTATTGAGGATGTAGAAAAGATCTATGACAAACTCACTAACTGA
- a CDS encoding cyclodeaminase/cyclohydrolase family protein: MTNSLTDMDIPTLLKQTRAKGANPGGGAILILISNLAINLILMMDKNDWGDKQKLADVSRETILKISDGLSISMQDDVDNFDLLMKAYKNGSINDQHYIDASKPLLDMIDINLEAMEVLGFYLRYGKKTTLTDGQIANDLLKTASLAALPTIKLNLGQFRDEEFIKEKIEKLYQKNKLLIERRNK; this comes from the coding sequence ATGACAAACTCACTAACTGATATGGATATTCCGACTCTCCTAAAACAAACGAGAGCCAAAGGAGCTAATCCGGGTGGAGGAGCAATTTTAATATTGATTTCAAATCTTGCTATCAATTTGATACTAATGATGGATAAAAATGATTGGGGCGATAAGCAAAAACTTGCTGATGTTTCACGTGAAACAATCTTAAAGATTTCTGATGGACTATCTATCTCAATGCAAGATGATGTGGATAATTTCGACTTACTTATGAAGGCTTACAAGAATGGATCGATTAATGATCAGCATTATATAGATGCATCTAAGCCTTTGTTAGATATGATTGATATTAATTTAGAAGCTATGGAAGTCTTAGGATTTTATTTAAGATATGGCAAGAAAACTACCCTAACTGATGGACAAATTGCAAACGACTTGCTAAAAACAGCAAGCCTAGCTGCTCTACCAACAATTAAGCTAAATCTTGGCCAGTTCAGAGATGAGGAATTTATTAAAGAAAAAATCGAAAAACTTTATCAAAAGAATAAGTTATTAATTGAAAGAAGGAATAAATGA